The stretch of DNA CATCGCCTCGATTCCCAATACGTTCTTCCTGGTCCTCGGTTGCCTGGCCTTCCTGATCGTCACCGTGGCGGTGAATATCATGGCCAACTTCGTCGCTCCGGCATTCGTCCTCAGCAACCTCGCACCGAAATACCTGACCTTCCGCCGTGCCGGGTTGATCAGCGCGACCATCGCCGTGTTGATCCTGCCGTGGAATCTCTACAACAGCCCGTTGGTCATCGTGTACTTCCTGTCCGGTCTCGGCGCCCTGCTCGGCCCGTTGTACGGCGTGATCATGGTCGACTACTGGCTGATCCGCAAAGGCCGGGTCAACGTTCCGCAGCTCTACAGCGAAGATCCCAACGGCGCCTATTACTACAGTCGCGGAGTCAATTTCCGTGCGGTGGCGGCGTTTATTCCTGCGGCATTGATCGCCATCGTCCTGGCACTGGTTCCCGGTTTCCACAGCGTTTCGCCATTCTCCTGGCTGATCGGTGCCGGGATTGCCGGAATGCTCTACCTGATCATCGCCAAACGTCAGCCGCACTACGCGGACGTCAGTGGCGAGTCCATCGCCGTCGATAACGTCTGCCACTAATCCCTTCGCGGCCCGGTTTTCGGGCCGCAGAACTGCCCGCTATAAGGACTTCACATGCGAATTCTCGTGGTCAACGTCAACACCACCGAATCCATCACCCAGGCCATCGCGCGCTCGGCGCAGGCTGTCGCTTCACCCGGAACGGAAATCGTCGGTCTGACGCCGCACTTCGGTGCTGATTCGGTGGAAGGCAATTTCGAAAGCTATCTGGCTGCTATCGCGGTAATGGATCGGGTGATGTCTTACGATCAGCCGTTCGATGCGGTGATTCAGGCCGGTTATGGCGAACATGGTCGCGAAGGTTTGCAGGAACTACTCAACGTACCGGTGGTGGACATCACCGACGCGGCGGCCAGTACAGCGATGTTTCTTGGCCACGCGTATTCGGTGGTCACCACGCTGGATCGCACCGTGCCGCTGATCGAGGACCGACTGAAACTCTCTGGCCTGTGGGATCGTTGTGCTTCGGTGCGCGCGAGTGGCCTGGCCGTTCTTGAGCTGGAACACGAACCGCAGCGTGCTCTGGAAGCGATCGTGCATCAGGCAGAGTTGGCGGTGACGCAGGACAAGGCCGAAGTGATTTGCCTCGGTTGCGGCGGCATGGCCGGGCTGGATGAGCAGATTCGCCGGCGCACCGGAGTACCGGTGGTGGACGGGGTGACGGCGGCGGTGACAATTGCGGAATCGCTGGTGCGCCTGGGTTTGTCGACATCAAAAGTGCGGACTTATGCGACGCCGCGGCCGAAGAACATCATTGGCTGGCCGGGGCGCTTTGCACGCTGAGGTCATTAGCGGAAATCGGGTCGCCCCATTCGCGAGCAGGCTCGCTCCCACATTTGGAATGCATTTTCCCTGTGGGAGCGAGCCTGCTCGCGAATGGGTTGACTCGGTCTCAAGCCTCACTCAGATAGCACTGAACCGCTGAGCCAGCCCCTGCTGCGCAAACTGTTCAATCACAAAATCGACAAACGCCCGAGTCTTGCCCGGCAACAATTTGTGCTCGGCGTAGTAGATCGAGATGTTGCCGTCATCGACAAACCAGTCCGGCAAGACCCGCTGCAACGTTCCCGCCTGCAGATATCCCACCGCAAACGGCATGCTCACCAGCGCAATGCCCAAGCCCTGCGCCGCCGTCCTGCAAGCGGCCTCGGAATCACTCATGGTCATCCGCGCCTTGAGCATCAACGGGCGACAGTTCTGCGGATTGCGCCCGACCAATTGCCAGGAGCGCACGCGCCCGGTTTGCGGCGAGCGGATCAGAATGCCGTCGTGATGGTTAAGGTCTTCCGGTTCGATGATCTTCGGATTGGCCTGTAGATAATCGCTGGACGCCACCAATATCCGATGCGCCGGGCTCAACTTGCGTGCGATTACCCCTTGCGGCAGTTCGAAACCACCGCCAATGGCTGCGTCGAAACCCTGCCCGATCAGATCGACCTGTCGATTATCGAAATGCCAATCCGGATTGATTGCGGGAAATCGTCGCAGAAATTCACCGAGCATCGGCACGATGTGCAGACATCCAAAGGCTGCGCCCATGCTGACTTTCAGCGTCCCCGCCGGCAGCCCTTCGACACTGGACAGATTGGCCACGGCATTTTGAATGGTCGTCAGGCTGCCACTGACCTGACTCAAGAACAACTGACCGGCTTCGGTCAGGGTCAGGCTGCGTGTACTACGCTGGAACAGCCGCACACCGAGCCGCCCCTCAAGCTTCGCGACACTCTTGCCCACGGCTGCCGGCGTCAGGCTCAAACGTCGAGCGGCCTCGGCAAAGCTGCCGACTTCGGCACTGCGTACGAAGCATTCGATACTGCTGAACGTTTCCATGATCACCACTATAAACTTCTGGTTTACACAGACTATAGCAATCATGGTCTACACGGTTGTCGATGCGAAGCCGATACTCGGCTCCAACAACAAGGCACCCCGCCTTGAAACATCTGGAGATCGAACATGACCACTCAACACCTCAGCGGTAAAGTCGCTCTGATTCAAGGCGGTTCTCGCGGCATCGGCGCCGCCATCGTCAAACGCCTGGCCGCTGAAGGCGCAACAATCGCCTTCACCTACGTCAGCTCCACCGCCAAAGCTGAAGAATTGCAAAACAGCATCACTGCAAACGGCGGCAAGGCTCTCGCCATCAAGGCCGACAGCGCCGACGCCGCAGCCATTCGCCACGCGGTCAGCGCAACCGTTGAAGCCTTCGGTCGCCTCGATATTCTGGTGAACAACGCCGGTGTGCTGGCCGTCGCGCCGCTGGAAGATTTCAAACTTGAAGACTTCGATCAGACCCTGGCAATCAACGTGCGCAGCGTATTCATCGCCTCACAGGAAGCCGCCAAACACATGGGCGAAGGCGCACGGATCATCAACATCGGCAGCACCAACGCCGACCGCATGCCCTTCGCCGGCGGTGGTGTGTACGCGATGAGCAAATCGGCACTGGTCGGCCTGACCAAAGGTCTGGCACGGGATCTCGGGCCGCGCGGCATCACCATCAACAACGTGCAGCCCGGCCCGGTCGATACCGACATGAACCCGGCCCACGGTGATTTTGCCGAAAGCCTGATTCCGCTGATGGCGGTGGGTCGTTACGGCAAAGCTGAAGAAATCGCCAGCTTCGTCGCTTACCTCGCAGGCCCGGAAGCCGGCTACATCACCGGTGCCAGCCTGACCATCGACGGTGGTTTCGGCGCCTGATCTTTCCAGGTCGCCAGAACGAAAAACGCCGCCCCTCTTTCAACAGAGGGGCGGCGTTTTTTCATGCTGCGTTTAAGCCCATTGCAGCGCAGGCAAACCACAGGCACTCGGGGTGAACGCTTTCAACGTACGAAGAATCCCGTCGGCGTGTGCGTATTTTTCATCGGCCATGGCGGCGTCGGGAATGGCGATGGCGGTCATGCCTGCCGCTTTCGCCGCCGTTACGCCAAACGGTGAATCCTCGAACACCAGACAATCCTCGGGCGCGACACCGAGACGCCGCGCCGCCGTCAGGAAAATATCCGGCGCCGGCTTGGCCGCACCGACTTCCGGATCGTCAGCCGTGACGATGAAATCGAACAGCGCAAACCAGTCGCGGTGCAACGTGGTTTTCTGGCCGAACGACTGTCGCGACGAACTGGTGCCCACGGCGATCGGAATATTGTGCGCCTTGAGATGACGAATCAGTTCTTCGGCCCCCGGCATGGCTTGCGCCTTGGGAAAGCGCTCGCGCATCAGCGGCTCGCGAATCACCAGAAACTCTTCAGCGGTGATCGGCAACTCCAGGGCCTCTACCACGTAGTTGGCCAGATCGTTGGCCCCACGGCCAATGATGTTCTGCTTGATGCTCCAGTCGAAGGTACGCCCGTAACGCTGGGCAATCAGCGAGGTGACCTCGGTGTAGATGCCCTCGGTGTCCAGCAGCAACCCGTCCATATCGAAAATCACGGCCTTGATCGGGCCGAACGCCTTCAGCGGTGCATTCATCATCGGATCCGTTTTCAAAGACATCCCGGGCGACGACTGGCGCCGCTGCTCGGATCTGATTAAAGGGTTCAGCAGCATAACGAGCGCAACAGACATTGGGCAACGGGCAATGTCCGTTGCGGCGATGAACAACTCGCGAGTATTTAGCGAAACATCCTACAAACATCCCCTACTTGCCCGACTTCTTTCCTTTTTGATCCCCCGCAAAGTCCGCGCACCTTTTTTGCTGTGCGCGAGTGACTGCGAATGTTCCAAACCGATCGGCTTCTGGCACTGAACAACAGCATCGGCCTGCTGGTGGTTGCCGCGCTCAATCCCGAACACCCGGACTTCGAAAACCTCATCCGGGAATTTCGCCTGTGCCTGAACAACTACGAAGCCTGGGCCGAACAGTTCTGGACCGGTTCGGCACTGGATGTCGAGCAGGTGTTCAAGGTCGGCAATGACGTACACCTCAGCGCGCCGGTCAAATCCCGCAAACCCGTCAGCTCAT from Pseudomonas sp. TH06 encodes:
- a CDS encoding aspartate/glutamate racemase family protein — translated: MRILVVNVNTTESITQAIARSAQAVASPGTEIVGLTPHFGADSVEGNFESYLAAIAVMDRVMSYDQPFDAVIQAGYGEHGREGLQELLNVPVVDITDAAASTAMFLGHAYSVVTTLDRTVPLIEDRLKLSGLWDRCASVRASGLAVLELEHEPQRALEAIVHQAELAVTQDKAEVICLGCGGMAGLDEQIRRRTGVPVVDGVTAAVTIAESLVRLGLSTSKVRTYATPRPKNIIGWPGRFAR
- a CDS encoding LysR family transcriptional regulator, which produces METFSSIECFVRSAEVGSFAEAARRLSLTPAAVGKSVAKLEGRLGVRLFQRSTRSLTLTEAGQLFLSQVSGSLTTIQNAVANLSSVEGLPAGTLKVSMGAAFGCLHIVPMLGEFLRRFPAINPDWHFDNRQVDLIGQGFDAAIGGGFELPQGVIARKLSPAHRILVASSDYLQANPKIIEPEDLNHHDGILIRSPQTGRVRSWQLVGRNPQNCRPLMLKARMTMSDSEAACRTAAQGLGIALVSMPFAVGYLQAGTLQRVLPDWFVDDGNISIYYAEHKLLPGKTRAFVDFVIEQFAQQGLAQRFSAI
- a CDS encoding 3-oxoacyl-ACP reductase family protein, which translates into the protein MTTQHLSGKVALIQGGSRGIGAAIVKRLAAEGATIAFTYVSSTAKAEELQNSITANGGKALAIKADSADAAAIRHAVSATVEAFGRLDILVNNAGVLAVAPLEDFKLEDFDQTLAINVRSVFIASQEAAKHMGEGARIINIGSTNADRMPFAGGGVYAMSKSALVGLTKGLARDLGPRGITINNVQPGPVDTDMNPAHGDFAESLIPLMAVGRYGKAEEIASFVAYLAGPEAGYITGASLTIDGGFGA
- a CDS encoding HAD-IA family hydrolase; this translates as MNAPLKAFGPIKAVIFDMDGLLLDTEGIYTEVTSLIAQRYGRTFDWSIKQNIIGRGANDLANYVVEALELPITAEEFLVIREPLMRERFPKAQAMPGAEELIRHLKAHNIPIAVGTSSSRQSFGQKTTLHRDWFALFDFIVTADDPEVGAAKPAPDIFLTAARRLGVAPEDCLVFEDSPFGVTAAKAAGMTAIAIPDAAMADEKYAHADGILRTLKAFTPSACGLPALQWA